The Azospirillum baldaniorum genome segment GGCCAGCCGGTGGACGGCACACTGACCGTACAGTCGCTCGCCAACCAGCTCCGCGCCGAGGGCGTGGGCCGCATCGTCGTCGTCTCCGACGAGCCGGAGAAGTACGGCATCGGCGACGGCCTGCCGCAATACACCAGCGTCGAGCACCGCGATGACCTGGAGCGCGTGCAGAAGGAGATGCGCGAGGTGTCCGGCGTCAGCGTCCTGATCTACGACCAGACCTGCGCCACCGAGAAGCGGCGCCGCCGCAAGCGCGGCAAGCTGGTCGATCCGGCCAAGCGCGTGATCATCAACGAACTGGTCTGCGAGGGCTGCGGCGACTGTTCCGCCAAATCCTCCTGCGTGTCGGTGGTGCCGCTGGAGACCGAGTTCGGGCGCAAGCGCCAGATCGACCAGTCGAGCTGCAACAAGGACTATTCCTGCACCAAGGGTTTCTGCCCGAGCTTCGTGACGGTGGAGGGCGGCCAGCTCCGCAAGCCGAAACCGGCCGCCGCCAAGGCCGGGGCCGACCCGTCCGACCTGCGCACCCCCACCCTCCCCGCGCTCGACCGGCCCTGGGGCATCTACGTCACCGGCGTCGGCGGTACCGGCGTGGTGACCATCGGCGCTCTGCTCGGCATGGCCGCCCACATCGAGGGCAAGGGCGTCGGCGTGCTCGACATGACCGGCCTCGCCCAGAAGGGTGGTGCTGTGACCAGCCACATCCGCATCGCCGCCACGCCGGAGGACATCCATTCCGTCCGCATCGCGGCGGGCGGGGCCGACGCGGTGGTGGGCTGCGACCTGATCGTCGCCGGGGCGGGCGACGCCCTGTCGAAGATGGCGCACGGCCACACCCGCGCGGTCATCAACACCCACGACACCATCACCGTGGACTTCCTGAAGAAGCCGGACTTCACCGTGCCGGTCCGTGATCTGGTGGCCGACATCCGCAAGGCCTGCGGCGAGGGGGCGGTGAACGCCTTCGACGCGACCAAGCTGGCGACCGCGCTGATGGGCGACAGCATCGCCACCAACCCCTTCCTGATGGGCTACGCGTGGCAGAAGGGGCTGATCCCGATCACCGCCGAAGCCATCCTCAAGGCCATCGAACTGAACGGCGTGGCGGTGAAGATGAACACCGACGCCTTCAACTGGGGCCGCCGCGCCGCCGTCGATCTGGCCGCGGTGGAGGCCGCCGCCAACCCGCCGCAGGAGCAGGCCGCCGCCAACGCCAATGGCCACGACCTGTTCATCCTCGACCAGCGCCGCCCGTCGGCCAGCCTGGACGAGGCCATCGCCCGCCGCACCGCCTTCCTGACCGATTATCAGGACGCGGCCTACGCCAGCCGCTACCACGCGCTGGTCGACTGGACGCGGCGCGTCGAGGGGCAGAGGCTCCCCGGCTCCACCGCCCTGACCGAGGCCGTCGCCAAGGGCTACTTCAAGCTGCTCGCCTACAAGGACGAGTATGAGGTGGCGCGGCTCTACACCGACACCGGCTTCGTCGAGCAGGTCGGGCGGATGTTCGAGGGCGACTACAAGCTGGTCTTCCACATGGCCCCGCCGGTGATGGGCGAGACCGGCGAGGACGGCGGCGAGCCGAAGAAGAAGCGCTTCGGCCCGTGGATGCTGAAGGCCCTGCGCCTGCTCGCTAGGGGGAAGCGCCTGCGCGGCAGCCCGCTCGACCCGTTCGGCTGGCTGGCCGAGCGCCGCATGGAGCGCCGCCTGATCGCGGAGTACGAAGCGATCATGGGCGAAATCCTGCACGGCCTGACCCGCGACAACCACGCCACGGCGGTGGAGATCGCCCGCCTGCCGCAGGAGATGCGCGGCTACGGCCCGGTGAAGGCCCGCAACGTCGAGGCGGCCAAGGCGAAGGAGGCCGCCCTGCTCGACGGCTTCCGCCAGCCCGCCGCCCCGCAGCCGATGGCGGCGGAGTGACCGCAAGGTTGGGGACCGAAGCGACCGGGTGCGGGGGGCTTGCCTCCCGCACCCTCAGCGCGGCTGCAGGACGCCGATCTCCGCCAGGGCGGCGCGGTTGCGGGTGACGGCGGCGGCAAGATGGCGCAGGTGCTGCTGCTGAAGAGCCGGATTGGCGAAGGTGCGCAGATAGCCCTTCAGCACATGCTCCCCGAAGTTCAACGAGAGGTCGGCGTCCAGGTGATGCCCCTTCCGGGAGGTGGCGTGGACGACCATCGCCGGATGCCCGTCGAGCACGAAGCCATGGCGGTCCCGGGGGTCCGGCATCGTCACATCGGCCAGAGGCGCGTCGTAGACCTGCCACAGGCGCGCATCGAGCACCTCCACGCAGGCGGGATGGGGCAGAACCAGCGCGTTCAGCACATTCTGTTCCCACAGCGCGTGCTGCGGCACGCCCCGGCAGGTCACCGCCCATTCCGCCAGCAACCCGCGCGACACCCACAGCATCAGCGCCGACATCAGGTACGGCGAGTCCGGGTCGATCCCGCGGTCCCGCAACAGGCGTTCCGCCGGCGTGACGTAATGGCCGCCGCTGTGCAGTTCGTCCATCATGCCGCCGAAGGTCATGCGGTCGACCGTGTCGGTGGTGGCGAGCGCCTTGCCGGAGCGCCGGAGGTCATCCGCCAGCCGCTCGGCCACGGCGAGGTCGAGGGCTCCCACCATCATGTCGGCGTCCAGCCACAGCAGACTGTCCCACGCCTCGCCTGCGCAATAGTCCGACAGGTGCCCCTTGCACAGGTAGGGATGCGCGTCCGCCGGCAGGATCTTCGGGCGGTCGAGCAGCAGGCCGGCGGCGCGCAGGTAATCGCGCTGCCCGTCGGTCAGGCCGAAATCGCAGACGCGCACCCGCTCCAGCGGAAAGCGTCCCGTCAGCCCCTCCAGGAAGGCCAGCGTGGTGATGAAATAGCGCGCGTTGGCGCCGGTCACGCACAGTGTCGTCATGGTCGATCCTGCAAGGGTTCCTTCAATGCCGCCAGATCGCGGCGCAGCCGCTCCACCGGCTCCGTCCAGTCGCCGAACACGGCTTGGCGGTAGAGGCGTGCCGTCGGGTACCAGGGCGAATCCACCCGTCCGCACATCCAGCGCCACTCCGCCCCTTGGTCGAGCAGCACCGCCACCGGCTTTCCCAGCGCTCCGGCGAGGTGGGCCACGGCGGTGCAGGGGCTGATCACGATGTCCAGCGCCTGGATCGCCGCGGCGGTGTCCGCGAAATCGCGAAGCTGCGTCCCCAGGTCGAGGAACGGGCCGAGCGGGGTGTGGCGCTCGAGATCCGCACGGCCATTGGCGACCTGGAGCAGGACGGTCGTCACGCCGGAGACGCCGGTCAGCGGCAGCACCGCCTCCAGCCCCGGCGAGCGCTGGTGGTGATAGGGAAAGGCGACCGAGCCGTGCCAGACCAGACCGGCCTTCACCCCGGTCAACCCGCCCAGCCGGTCCGCCCAACGACGCACCGCCGTATCGGGCGCCCGCAGATAGGGAACGGCGGCGGGCACGCTGTCCAGATCGGTGCCCATCCGGTGGATCAGGCTCATGATGGGGATTTGGACGTCGTGGGCCGGTGGCGGTCCGTCGAGGCCGGACAGGTCGTCCACCAGCTCCGACGCGCGGAACAGGTCGAGCAAACCCTCCGGCCCGTGAAAGACCACACGCATCCCCTGGGCCCGCAGCAGCGGGGCGTAGCGGATGAACTGGATGGCGTCGCCATAACCACGGTCGGCGTGGATCAGCAGCGTCCGGCCCGGCTGAACCCGACCGTCCCAGACAGGCCGGCTGTAGAATCGCGGCGGCGTGAAGGTGGGCAGGCTCAGCCGGGCCTCGTAATCCGCCGCTCCGTCGCGCAGGCGCCCGGCGAGCATCCGCAGCGTCCCCCGCCCCGCCCGCGCCGTGTCCATCCCCGGTGACAGGCGCAAGGCGCGGTCGAAGGCCGCCTCGGCCAGGGCGACCGCGTGCCGTCCCAGCCCGGCGAAGCCCAGGTTGGCCCAGTGCTCGGCCGTGGACGGGTCGAGCGCTGCGGCCCGGCGCAGCGCCGCGCGCGCCTCGTCCTGCCGCCACGCCGCCAGCAGCGCCGCCCCCGCCGCCCCCCAGGCGGCCCCTGTACCACGCAGCACCGCCAGCCGGGCGAAGGCGTCGGCCGCCGCGTCCGGCCGTTCCGCCTTGCCCAGGGCCTCCGCCATGTTGTTCTGGCTGCGGACATGGCCGGGGGCCAGGACCAGAGCGAGCCGGTACAGCACCGTCGCGGCGCCGATATCGCGCGTGTGCAGCCGCAGGTCACCAAGGTCGCAGGCGAGATCGGGCGACAGCACGCCGCAGCGCACGGCGCCGGCCAGCAGGGCCGCCGCCCGGTCCGCCCGCCCCTGGCGCTTCAGGCACTCCGCCTGGCTGCGCGCGTAGGCGGGGTTCTCCGGCGCGCAGGCGGAGGCTCGGCGGAAGCGCGCCTCGCCTCCCGCAGGATCGCCTGCGGAGACGGCCAGCACACCCAGGATGTTCCAGCCTTCCCCGTGGCCGGGGACCAGCGCCAGCGCGCGGACGACCCGGCGCTCCGCCCCCGCCCGGTCGCCCCGTTGAAGCGCGGCGGCGCCCGCGCGGAGAAACTCCATCGCCTCGGTCACGCGGCCCCCTGGATTGACGATCGCATCATGACGGCAGGTCCAGCGCGTTCAGGGCCTCCGCCCAGACCTCGGCGGCGCGGATGGGGTGGAGGTGGTGGTCGCCGGGGTTCGGGCTACGGAACGCCTCGGCGACCAGCCCGCTTTCCGGGTCGGTGATGCGCGGCGTGATGTCGACGAAGGGCAGCCCGCGCGCCGCCGCCTCGTCGCGCAGGCGGGCGTTGTAGCGGTGGGTAAGCTCGGTGCGCTGGCGAAGCGTGGCGGTGACCTCGTGCCGGGCGCGCGCAACCTTGCCGCGGGCCTCGCCGTCGCGGATGGTCGGCAGCACCGCCCCGGTCAGCACCAGCGTGGGATAGCCGCCCTCCAGCAGATCGTCCACGAAGGCGGCGCAGGCGGACACCGACTCCTCCAATTGCCGCTCGACGCAGTCGCCGTGCCTCTGCGCCCGCCACCAGATGACGAATCCGCAATCGACCTCGCCGAGTTGGATCACCGGAATGGCGTTCGGATCGGCGGGCAGCAAGGCGTTCTTGAAGAGAGTGACCGCGTGCGTCTGGCTTTCCGGGTTGCGCAGCCCGATCGAGGTCGCTCCGGGAACCAGCAGACAGCGCGCCGGCCGATCGAGCAGACGGATCGTCGCGGCGATCTCGAAGGCTTGCACGTGGCTGTCGCCGATGAAGTACCAGTCCCGCATGCCCCACGTTCCACACCGCCACCGGCGCATTGTGGAGCGGCGGCGGGGTGGGAGTAAACCGGGAAACGAAAAGCGGGGTCTTGTCTCAACGTGAGCGCCCCAACGGTCTCATCATCCTGGAGAAGCGCGCGAGGGGCGGCGCCCCTCGCAACGGAGTTCGCCTCCCCGCCTCAACTATCCTTAACTATCCTTCGGCTTGTGCGTGTCGCTGATCGGCTGGACGCCGGCGGGCGGCTGATCCTGCTGTTGCTGGGGCTGCTGGTCCTGCTGCTGTTGGGGCTGCTGGTCCTGCTGTTGCGGCTCGGGACGGCGCGGGCCGGCCTTGACGTCGTTGTAGACGGCCTCGGCGACGCGCAGCAGGTCCTCCTTGGACATCCGGCCGGCCAGCGCGTAGGCCAGCGGGCCCTCCACCCAGTAGATGGTCGCCACGTCGCCGTTCTGCGAGAAGCCGAACTTGGCCGGGTTGCCGGAGCGCGGGGCGCCGACGAACAGGGTGACGCGCTTGTTCGCCTCGTTCACGTACATGTACTGGGCGCCGGCCCCCAACTCGGTGGGCAACGACCGGCCGCCGATCAGCCGCAGCCCGACCTTGCCGAGGTCCGGGCCGAAGACATCGCGCCCGACGCGCTTGGACAGCCAGCTGTTCAGCTCGTCCTGGTTGTCGGCGCCAAGCTCGACCTGGAAACGCTCATCGGAGGTGTAGAAACGGTGGGCCTGGGTGGCCTCCTCGGCGAAGGTCTGGAGCGTCTGGCGCTGCTGGACGACCGGCGACTGGTCGACGGCGCCGCGACCCAGCCAGCCGCCGCCGGCCCCGCCGATGATCAGCATCACCGCCGCGGCCATGCGCACCCAGGAGCGGGCGTGCCAGGGGCCGGCGTTGTCGTTGCCGGGCATGCGCCCGCGCAGCTTGCCCGTCAGCTCCTCGACCGGGCCGCTG includes the following:
- a CDS encoding tetratricopeptide repeat protein, whose amino-acid sequence is MTEAMEFLRAGAAALQRGDRAGAERRVVRALALVPGHGEGWNILGVLAVSAGDPAGGEARFRRASACAPENPAYARSQAECLKRQGRADRAAALLAGAVRCGVLSPDLACDLGDLRLHTRDIGAATVLYRLALVLAPGHVRSQNNMAEALGKAERPDAAADAFARLAVLRGTGAAWGAAGAALLAAWRQDEARAALRRAAALDPSTAEHWANLGFAGLGRHAVALAEAAFDRALRLSPGMDTARAGRGTLRMLAGRLRDGAADYEARLSLPTFTPPRFYSRPVWDGRVQPGRTLLIHADRGYGDAIQFIRYAPLLRAQGMRVVFHGPEGLLDLFRASELVDDLSGLDGPPPAHDVQIPIMSLIHRMGTDLDSVPAAVPYLRAPDTAVRRWADRLGGLTGVKAGLVWHGSVAFPYHHQRSPGLEAVLPLTGVSGVTTVLLQVANGRADLERHTPLGPFLDLGTQLRDFADTAAAIQALDIVISPCTAVAHLAGALGKPVAVLLDQGAEWRWMCGRVDSPWYPTARLYRQAVFGDWTEPVERLRRDLAALKEPLQDRP
- a CDS encoding SGNH/GDSL hydrolase family protein; the encoded protein is MRDWYFIGDSHVQAFEIAATIRLLDRPARCLLVPGATSIGLRNPESQTHAVTLFKNALLPADPNAIPVIQLGEVDCGFVIWWRAQRHGDCVERQLEESVSACAAFVDDLLEGGYPTLVLTGAVLPTIRDGEARGKVARARHEVTATLRQRTELTHRYNARLRDEAAARGLPFVDITPRITDPESGLVAEAFRSPNPGDHHLHPIRAAEVWAEALNALDLPS
- a CDS encoding anti-sigma factor family protein; this translates as MNAHCVTDDELHAYVDGQLAPERRLFVERWLADDPDAARRAEDYRAQAALLHELFDPVLREPASGPVEELTGKLRGRMPGNDNAGPWHARSWVRMAAAVMLIIGGAGGGWLGRGAVDQSPVVQQRQTLQTFAEEATQAHRFYTSDERFQVELGADNQDELNSWLSKRVGRDVFGPDLGKVGLRLIGGRSLPTELGAGAQYMYVNEANKRVTLFVGAPRSGNPAKFGFSQNGDVATIYWVEGPLAYALAGRMSKEDLLRVAEAVYNDVKAGPRRPEPQQQDQQPQQQQDQQPQQQQDQPPAGVQPISDTHKPKDS